From a region of the Syngnathoides biaculeatus isolate LvHL_M chromosome 2, ASM1980259v1, whole genome shotgun sequence genome:
- the sumo1 gene encoding small ubiquitin-related modifier 1 isoform X1: MSDTETKPSGQDCGDKKDGEYIKLKVIGQDSSEIHFKVKMTTHLKKLKESYSQRQGVPASTLRFLFEGQRIADNQTPKELGMEDEDVIERERKVRMRTGECCRRAHELTIYVMS; encoded by the exons gaGACCAAACCCTCGGGCCAAGACTGTGGTGATAAGAAGGATGGGGAGTACATCAAGTTAAAGGTGATCGGACAG GACAGTAGTGAAATCCACTTCAAAGTGAAGATGACAACACATCTGAAAAAGCTGAAGGAGTCTTACAGCCAGAGACAG GGCGTCCCAGCAAGTACACTCAGGTTTCTGTTTGAAGGCCAGAGAATTGCAGATAATCAAACTCCAAAAGAG CTCGGAATGGAGGATGAAGATGTCATTGAG CGGGAGAGGAAGGTGAGGATGAGGACTGGGGAGTGTTGCAGGAGGGCTCATGAGCTCACCATCTATGTCATGTCATGA
- the sumo1 gene encoding small ubiquitin-related modifier 1 isoform X2, with the protein MSDTETKPSGQDCGDKKDGEYIKLKVIGQDSSEIHFKVKMTTHLKKLKESYSQRQGVPASTLRFLFEGQRIADNQTPKELGMEDEDVIEVYQEQTGGLWND; encoded by the exons gaGACCAAACCCTCGGGCCAAGACTGTGGTGATAAGAAGGATGGGGAGTACATCAAGTTAAAGGTGATCGGACAG GACAGTAGTGAAATCCACTTCAAAGTGAAGATGACAACACATCTGAAAAAGCTGAAGGAGTCTTACAGCCAGAGACAG GGCGTCCCAGCAAGTACACTCAGGTTTCTGTTTGAAGGCCAGAGAATTGCAGATAATCAAACTCCAAAAGAG CTCGGAATGGAGGATGAAGATGTCATTGAGGTATATCAAGAACAGACAGGTGGACTTTGGAACGATTAA
- the LOC133494589 gene encoding protein Shroom2-like: MYQRACSFGDDQHSMTIGEAEPSENQNHPCISKNDQSSQPHSWHSSKLTEEECEPLGRETTPVSVWQQKEARRKESRCPKDHNNLHLLSDHLISVSNMEKLGHPAPPFPPHRASLAKHTSSSEHLIGTESKRETFSFFSSVSNTVVLDSSSLGIKGTSTENMFFKGLRDEGPLIVERPEYFQTPCQEGLWLDEQNSSWISSRFKASVGSVWKVPDEKKDKSPPPLPLWRNDSCVVTRVFPYSEQSEKNRNTHCRSVEKNTKSRYSVTSLSDRVGEHNELHPNKHFSLSSTDVRQCYTKRLYHQKQYSDEIPLYPQTSQAPHIQSVGSYYRSLQNLPMKATSSKLVCCSSTSTAATNQENDTYSGPVNKNKNHRMDGTENKGSNGFLKNVLLLDPQSSETSHCRDPQDTTEKSERHINNKEIIFTAHQSSNHNIGLSMPQEHRRISPLETPMLHSLAKEMRIKMGVKPTSIVSSQNVCDSMVTSSGKSSRSGNRYATILRNEVHQKRAQLHKSCSAATLTCDVQDEDPAEWKYAEPSSSYNISPTNTYKDNLKEAQARVLQATSFQRRDLEPLGAEAPVLKTTNERVRGRKHFSLAKHMHSFSEPDMIDLVGVDREHQDRALEQMSFLEPKATFSKPVILDSTSITDLNPRAGKAIQTEVRSMSGEAQKTHWSVENNCFSPPAVEVLLEQQNLGTFAEYEAKWNKQMRTPEPMIQGKYYSAENILETEAQEKTVSFHERSRSSPSADFCTQNIPALWIDPLNNQGIDLASLNPALGFQLPPQPLQANAVSPSRSNLGPETTCLSQDFLSAELADPVMLHPLSNLDTTTKGSTPPGSPYRMPQSDRSTGGGESKEEQIPSFSSLSHLAKNHPHPPSPHSPTLRLTEQLPLSLQKDSPLWSENDTLSKTMFNINTSGKKGLGLVPTNPSQSCNMSGIMKPSSKIISVDASAMCPSSEFNVCKQQATQDLGHELQLFRVKGTISESNLRVQGDIQTEQLVRDIMPKDKSLMEISCQSGRKNTVDLMEGLFLQEKQMLEGGQQCRRTSSGSNLSSTSRRDEDDVSLADLLVPSSSYYNTSAPKAELLIKMKDMQEQLVEQDSEDEVDVDLASKKELISSLAKKLEVLRGARQSLQEDVEDNEALGSEVETTVQRFCLPSQLDKFRMFVGDLDKVVSLLLSLSGRLARVENALNCLEDGAPSEEKRTLTEKRKLLMRQYEDAKELKDNLDRRERLVSSVMEAHLDPECLDDYRHFVKMKSALIIEQRKLEDKIKLGEEQLKCLLDSLVGLEQRSQF, translated from the exons ATGTATCAGCGAGCTTGTTCTTTCGGTGATGACCAGCATtccatgaccataggtgaag CTGAGCCTTCAGAAAACCAAAACCACCCATGCATTAG TAAGAATGATCAGAGCTCACAACCTCATTCCTGGCACTCCTCCAAGCTGACAGAGGAGGAGTGTGAGCCCCTTGGGAGAGAAACCACCCCAGTGTCAGTCTGGCAACAAAAAGAAGCAAG ACGCAAAGAGTCACGCTGTCCAAAAGACCACAATAACCTGCATCTGTTAAGCGACCATCTCATCTCAGTGAGTAACATGGAGAAACTGGGCCATCCTGCGCCTCCTTTCCCACCACATCGTGCTTCTCTAGCGAAACACACCAGCAGCAGCGAGCATCTCATTGGTactgaaagcaaaagagagacatttagctttttttccAGTGTCTCCAACACTGTGGTTCTAGATTCAAGCTCGCTTGGCATTAAGGGAACCAGTAcggaaaacatgtttttcaagGGTCTTCGGGATGAAGGGCCCCTTATAGTGGAGCGCCCAGAGTACTTCCAGACTCCTTGCCAGGAGGGGCTATGGTTGGACGAGCAGAACTCCTCATGGATCTCAAGTAGATTCAAGGCCAGCGTTGGTTCAGTGTGGAAAGTACCAGATGAGAAAAAGGACAAGTCTCCTCCTCCACTTCCCTTATGGCGGAATGACAGTTGTGTTGTCACAAGAGTGTTTCCCTACTCTGAGCAATCTGAAAAAAATCGAAACACTCATTGCAGGTCAGTTGAAAAAAACACCAAATCCAGATATAGCGTCACCTCACTGTCAGACCGAGTAGGTGAACACAACGAACTACacccaaacaaacatttttcattgtccAGCACTGATGTCAGACAATGCTACACCAAGAGACTTTACCATCAGAAACAGTACAGTGATGAAATCCCCCTTTACCCCCAGACAAGCCAAGCTCCTCACATTCAGAGTGTTGGAAGTTACTATCGCAGTTTACAGAATCTGCCAATGAAGGCCACCAGCAGTAAATTGGTCTGTTGCTCTTCAACCTCCACGGCTGCCACGAACCAAGAAAATGACACCTACTCTGGTCctgtgaataaaaataaaaaccaccgGATGGACGGCACAGAAAATAAAGGCAGCAATGGATTTCTGAAAAATGTCCTTCTGCTTGACCCACAAAGCTCTGAAACCTCCCACTGCCGTGACCCACAGGACACCACAGAGAAAAGTGAAAGACACATTAACAATAAAGAAATCATTTTCACAGCTCATCAAAGTAGTAATCATAACATAGGTCTTTCAATGCCACAAGAACACCGCCGAATATCCCCCTTGGAAACGCCAATGCTTCATTCTCTGGCAAAGGAAATGAGAATTAAGATGGGAGTTAAACCAACAAGTATCGTGTCATCCCAGAATGTCTGCGACTCCATGGTCACCAGTAGTGGGAAATCGAGTCGGAGTGGTAACCGTTATGCCACGATACTACGGAATGAAGTGCACCAGAAACGAGCTCAGCTGCATAAAAGCTGTAGTGCTGCAACACTGACTTGCGATGTCCAGGATGAGGACCCTGCAGAGTGGAAATATGCAGAGCCTTCTTCATCATACAACATCTCCCCCACAAATACCTACAAAGACAATCTAAAAGAGGCACAGGCACGGGTCCTACAGGCTACCTCTTTTCAGAGACGGGATCTAGAACCCCTTGGAGCAGAGGCACCAGTGCTTAAAACCACTAATGAACGTGTTAGAGGACGTAAGCATTTTTCCTTGGCCAAACATATGCATTCTTTCTCAGAACCTGACATGATAGATCTGGTAGGAGTGGACAGAGAGCATCAAGATAGGGCTCTTGAACAAATGTCGTTCCTTGAGCCCAAGGCAACGTTTTCAAAACCTGTTATACTAGATTCAACATCCATTACAGATTTGAATCCACGTGCAGGTAAGGCAATTCAAACCGAAGTGAGAAGTATGTCAGGGGAGGCTCAGAAGACTCATTGGTCAGTAGAAAACAACTGCTTCAGCCCCCCAGCAGTGGAAGTCCTACTGGAGCAACAGAACCTCGGAACCTTTGCTGAGTACGAAGCCAAGTGGAACAAACAGATGAGGACACCTGAGCCCATGATCCAAGGCAAGTACTACTCAGCAGAAAACATCTTGGAAACTGAAGCTCAGGAGAAGACAGTGTCATTTCATGAGCGATCCAGATCTTCTCCCTCTGCAGATTTCTGTACTCAG AATATCCCAGCCCTGTGGATAGATCCTCTAAACAACCAGGGCATTGACCTTGCAAG CCTAAACCCAGCCCTTGGCTTCCAGCTGCCACCCCAGCCATTACAAGCCAATGCTGTCTCACCATCCAGATCCAATTTAGGCCCAGAAACAACTTGCTTGTCCCAGGATTTCCTTTCAGCAGAACTTGCAGACCCAGTGATGCTTCATCCCCTGTCAAACTTGGACACCACCACCAAGGGCTCGACCCCTCCGGGTTCTCCTTACAGGATGCCTCAATCTGACAGAAGCACAGGAGGTGGAGAAAGCAAGGAGGAGCAGATACCATCTTTCTCCTCTTTATCTCATCTTGCAAAGAACCACCCTCACCCTCCCTCACCACACAGTCCCACTCTGAGGCTGACAGAACAGCTGCCTTTGTCCCTGCAGAAGGATTCACCTCTCTG GTCTGAAAATGATACGCTCTCAAAAACTATGTTTAACATTAACACTTCAGGGAAAAAAGGTCTTGGGCTGGTACCAACTAACCCATCTCAGAGCTGCAATATGTCTGGCATTATGAAACCAAGCTCCAAAATAATCTCGGTGGATGCCAGTGCGATGTGCCCCTCCTCAGAATTCAATGTTTGCAAACAGCAGGCTACTCAGGACCTGGGACATGAATTGCAACTGTTCAGAGTCAAAGGTACCATTTCAGAGTCAAATCTAAGAGTGCAAGGAGACATCCAGACAGAGCAGCTGGTCAGGGACATCATGCCCAAAGATAAATCACTGATGGAGATCTCATGTCAAAGTGGAAGGAAGAACACAGTGGACCTGATGGAGGGATTATTTctacaagaaaaacagatgttgGAGGGAGGCCAGCAATGCAGGAGAACCTCCAGTGGCTCCAACCTGTCCAGCACAAGCAG GAGGGATGAGGACGATGTCTCTCTAGCAGATTTGCTGGTTCCCAGCTCCTCCTACTACAATACGTCAGCTCCAAAAGCTGAACTCCTCATAAAGATGAAGGACATGCAGGAACAATTGGTGGAACAAGACTCTGAGGATGAGGTGGACGTGGACTTGGCCAGTAAAAAG GAGCTGATCTCAAGCCTGGCCAAGAAGCTGGAGGTGCTACGGGGGGCACGACAAAGCCTACAGGAGGATGTAGAGGACAACGAGGCTTTGGGTAGCGAAGTGGAGACAACTGTGCAGCGCTTTTGCCTGCCCAGCCAGCTGGACAAGTTCCGAATGTTTGTGGGTGACTTGGATAAAGTCGTGAGTCTACTGCTGTCACTGTCGGGTCGTTTGGCGCGGGTGGAGAACGCTCTCAACTGTCTGGAAGATGGAGCGCCTTCAGAAGAGAAG CGCACCCTGACTGAGAAGCGCAAACTGCTCATGCGGCAGTATGAGGACGCCAAAGAGCTGAAGGATAACTTGGACCGACGGGAACGTCTGGTGTCCTCTGTTATGGAGGCTCACTTGGACCCTGAATGCCTGGACGACTATCGTCATTTTGTCAAGATGAAGTCCGCACTCATCATCGAGCAGCGCAAACTGGAGGACAAAATCAAGCTGGGTGAGGAGCAGCTCAAGTGCCTACTGGACAGTCTAGTCGGACTAGAGCAGAGGTCGCAGTTTTAA
- the LOC133494099 gene encoding growth/differentiation factor 8-like isoform X2, translating to MLLLLGVAALLSAGFSGDLNKTAGLLADGTEPCLACEFREHSKLLRLYSIKSQILSILRLEQAPNISRDMIQQLLPKAPPLTQLLDQYDPRVEDEDHATTETIITMATKCAIANGRLSYCLFSLSPKIHTENILSAQLWVHLRPVHMVTTVFLQISRLKPNREGNNTWVRVRSLKVDTDAGAGSWQSMDIKSLLQAWLRQPDSNYGIDISAFDPQGEDLAVTSAEPGEEGLQPFIEVKILDSPKRSRRDSGLNCDEESAETRCCRYPLTVDFEEFGWDWIIAPKRYRANYCSGECEFLHLQQYPHAHLVNKANPRGTAGPCCTPTKMSPINMLYFNRKEQIIYGKIPSMVVDHCGCS from the exons ATGCTCCTCTTGCTTGGTGTGGCTGCCCTCCTCTCTGCAGGCTTCTCCGGCGACCTGAACAAGACCGCCGGCCTGCTGGCAGACGGCACGGAGCCGTGCCTAGCCTGCGAATTCCGTGAGCACAGCAAGCTGTTGCGGCTCTACAGCATCAAGTCCCAGATCCTCAGCATCCTGCGGCTAGAGCAGGCACCCAACATTAGCAGGGACATGATCCAGCAGCTGCTCCCCAAAGCGCCACCTCTTACGCAGCTCCTGGACCAGTACGACCCACGGGTGGAAGATGAGGACCACGCCACCACAGAAACCatcatcaccatggcaactaaAT GTGCCATTGCCAATGGAAGGTTGTCCTACTGTCTGTTCAGCCTCAGTCCAAAGATCCACACTGAGAACATCCTGAGCGCTCAGCTGTGGGTTCACCTGCGGCCGGTCCACATGGTCACCACAGTCTTTTTGCAGATCTCCCGACTCAAACCCAACAGGGAGGGAAACAACACCTGGGTTAGAGTGCGCTCTTTGAAGGTGGACACTGATGCTGGCGCTGGCTCTTGGCAGAGCATGGACATAAAGTCTCTGCTGCAGGCATGGTTGCGTCAGCCCGACAGCAACTATGGTATTGACATCAGTGCTTTTGACCCCCAAGGAGAAGACCTGGCGGTCACCTCTGCAGAACCTGGAGAGGAAGGCTTG CAACCGTTCATTGAAGTTAAGATCCTAGACAGTCCAAAGAGATCTCGTCGTGACTCAGGCCTAAACTGCGATGAGGAGTCAGCTGAAACGCGCTGCTGCCGTTACCCTCTGACGGTGGACTTTGAGGAGTTCGGCTGGGACTGGATCATTGCGCCCAAACGCTATCGAGCCAACTACTGCTCAGGGGAGTGCGAGTTCTTGCATCTGCAGCAGTACCCGCATGCACACCTGGTAAACAAGGCCAATCCGCGTGGCACGGCAGGACCCTGCTGCACCCCCACAAAGATGTCTCCCATCAACATGCTCTACTTCAACCGTAAGGAGCAGATCATCTACGGAAAGATCCCGTCCATGGTGGTGGACCACTGCGGCTGCTCCTGA
- the LOC133494584 gene encoding claudin-34-like, producing the protein MICFHSQLCALWLGCVGWILTCVALGLVQWRVWLVYDSKVISSGVAWVGVWRACFNSHTLVSPGLMVRHCESISLSDSSTPPEIVAAQILMLLSLLAGLVGNGGGFYTLRNVYFGLEKNITRCCLITGALFLSASGMSLVPLAWNLNSVMANQTITFPPGFKMPRAPDSQHVGCGISVGMVGMLLMVLSGFMFCRFGLCLPVKLPVRSQCDMSVEKDNPVFNSNELCYETNEH; encoded by the coding sequence ATGATCTGCTTCCATTCCCAGCTCTGTGCCTTATGGCTGGGTTGTGTGGGCTGGATTCTAACCTGTGTAGCCCTGGGACTGGTCCAGTGGAGAGTTTGGTTGGTGTATGACAGCAAAGTAATCAGTTCAGGAGTAGCCTGGGTTGGTGTGTGGAGGGCATGCTTCAATAGCCACACTCTGGTAAGCCCCGGCTTAATGGTCAGGCACTGCGAATCCATCAGCCTGTCGGATTCGTCCACACCACCTGAGATCGTGGCGGCTCAAATCCTCATGCTCCTGTCCCTGCTAGCAGGCCTGGTGGGGAACGGTGGTGGTTTTTACACCTTGAGGAACGTCTACTTTGGCTTGGAGAAAAATATTACCAGGTGCTGCTTGATCACTGGAGCACTGTTCTTGTCAGCTTCTGGGATGTCACTCGTGCCCCTCGCATGGAATCTGAACTCAGTGATGGCTAATCAGACCATCACATTCCCCCCTGGCTTCAAGATGCCTCGAGCCCCTGATTCTCAGCACGTGGGGTGTGGGATCTCAGTGGGAATGGTGGGCATGCTCCTCATGGTATTGTCTGGGTTTATGTTCTGTCGATTTGGCTTATGCCTACCAGTGAAATTACCAGTGAGGTCACAATGTGACATGTCTGTTGAAAAAGATAACCCAGTGTTTAATTCTAATGAACTTTGTTATGAGACGAATGAGCATTAA
- the LOC133494099 gene encoding growth/differentiation factor 8-like isoform X1, whose amino-acid sequence MLLLLGVAALLSAGFSGDLNKTAGLLADGTEPCLACEFREHSKLLRLYSIKSQILSILRLEQAPNISRDMIQQLLPKAPPLTQLLDQYDPRVEDEDHATTETIITMATKSGAIANGRLSYCLFSLSPKIHTENILSAQLWVHLRPVHMVTTVFLQISRLKPNREGNNTWVRVRSLKVDTDAGAGSWQSMDIKSLLQAWLRQPDSNYGIDISAFDPQGEDLAVTSAEPGEEGLQPFIEVKILDSPKRSRRDSGLNCDEESAETRCCRYPLTVDFEEFGWDWIIAPKRYRANYCSGECEFLHLQQYPHAHLVNKANPRGTAGPCCTPTKMSPINMLYFNRKEQIIYGKIPSMVVDHCGCS is encoded by the exons ATGCTCCTCTTGCTTGGTGTGGCTGCCCTCCTCTCTGCAGGCTTCTCCGGCGACCTGAACAAGACCGCCGGCCTGCTGGCAGACGGCACGGAGCCGTGCCTAGCCTGCGAATTCCGTGAGCACAGCAAGCTGTTGCGGCTCTACAGCATCAAGTCCCAGATCCTCAGCATCCTGCGGCTAGAGCAGGCACCCAACATTAGCAGGGACATGATCCAGCAGCTGCTCCCCAAAGCGCCACCTCTTACGCAGCTCCTGGACCAGTACGACCCACGGGTGGAAGATGAGGACCACGCCACCACAGAAACCatcatcaccatggcaactaaAT CAGGTGCCATTGCCAATGGAAGGTTGTCCTACTGTCTGTTCAGCCTCAGTCCAAAGATCCACACTGAGAACATCCTGAGCGCTCAGCTGTGGGTTCACCTGCGGCCGGTCCACATGGTCACCACAGTCTTTTTGCAGATCTCCCGACTCAAACCCAACAGGGAGGGAAACAACACCTGGGTTAGAGTGCGCTCTTTGAAGGTGGACACTGATGCTGGCGCTGGCTCTTGGCAGAGCATGGACATAAAGTCTCTGCTGCAGGCATGGTTGCGTCAGCCCGACAGCAACTATGGTATTGACATCAGTGCTTTTGACCCCCAAGGAGAAGACCTGGCGGTCACCTCTGCAGAACCTGGAGAGGAAGGCTTG CAACCGTTCATTGAAGTTAAGATCCTAGACAGTCCAAAGAGATCTCGTCGTGACTCAGGCCTAAACTGCGATGAGGAGTCAGCTGAAACGCGCTGCTGCCGTTACCCTCTGACGGTGGACTTTGAGGAGTTCGGCTGGGACTGGATCATTGCGCCCAAACGCTATCGAGCCAACTACTGCTCAGGGGAGTGCGAGTTCTTGCATCTGCAGCAGTACCCGCATGCACACCTGGTAAACAAGGCCAATCCGCGTGGCACGGCAGGACCCTGCTGCACCCCCACAAAGATGTCTCCCATCAACATGCTCTACTTCAACCGTAAGGAGCAGATCATCTACGGAAAGATCCCGTCCATGGTGGTGGACCACTGCGGCTGCTCCTGA